The Pseudomonas sp. R4-35-07 genome contains a region encoding:
- a CDS encoding RidA family protein, whose product MTKTVITSDKAPAAIGTYSQAIKAGNTVYMSGQIPLDPKTMELVEGFEAQTVQVFENLKSVAEAAGGSFKDIVKLNIFLTDLSHFAKVNEIMGKYFEQPYPARAAIGVAALPKGAQVEMDAILVIE is encoded by the coding sequence ATGACCAAGACAGTAATCACCAGCGACAAAGCCCCGGCCGCCATCGGTACGTATTCCCAGGCGATCAAGGCGGGCAATACCGTCTACATGTCCGGCCAGATCCCGCTGGACCCAAAGACCATGGAACTGGTGGAAGGCTTTGAAGCACAGACCGTACAGGTCTTCGAAAACCTCAAGTCCGTGGCTGAAGCGGCTGGCGGTTCGTTCAAAGACATCGTCAAGCTGAACATCTTCCTCACCGACCTGAGCCACTTCGCCAAGGTCAACGAGATCATGGGCAAGTACTTCGAACAGCCGTACCCAGCCCGCGCCGCCATCGGCGTCGCTGCCCTGCCAAAGGGCGCGCAGGTTGAAATGGACGCAATTCTGGTCATCGAGTAA